In a single window of the Cydia splendana chromosome 20, ilCydSple1.2, whole genome shotgun sequence genome:
- the LOC134800753 gene encoding divergent protein kinase domain 2A: protein MTRTWDKLYMRFLRRRLCTRFLFMIIVFTISFSISVLLFGDLKSPVVMHITDLDRCPACYGVSVCPELYSNQIMLESGNHWSRMFNAKNVYYGYTKSNRRVVLKKLAQNWELHEFDSKLCKSWQLKDDCNPRDLLNLSNIINKIKDLVHYNFSWPDTEPRKGLVFCPYSTGILDFINTSNKKLTDSKSDLINIWTSLSINPEPLILKVIPKSKGWPVPAYGGVCGRLVVEAHEGESLASLLHVPWHRKLKFAKKILDAAMDFTFKHDRFRFYLMDWSLDNIVANEKDDISFVDLEDVIILDKHIYPGKDLPSWYQRYSREIMGSGFTFSIENMCKHHLSDHNLWAACYILAGDDMPLLYPIPKDVNAYRPYLDKLLKGCLNGEDRFSSITKLQHVVKEMLMDEKIVGTMTVR, encoded by the exons ATGACTCGAACATGGGACAAATTATACATGCGATTCTTACGACGACGACTATGCACccgttttttatttatgatcaTAGTTTTTACGATTTCCTTTTCAATTTCTGTTTTATTATTCGGCGATTTAAAATCCCCTGTGGTGATGCATATTACTGATTTAGACCGCTGCCCGGCCTGCTACGGTGTATCCGTTTGTCCGGAACTGTATTCTAACCAGATAATGTTGGAAAGCGGCAACCATTGGTCTCGCATGTTCAACGCTAAGAATGTATACTACGGGTACACAAAATCGAATCGTCGAGTTGTTTTAAAGAAGTTAGCACAGAATTGGGAGCTACATGAGTTTGACTCGAAATTGTGTAAGAGTTGGCAGTTAAAAGATGACTGTAACCCAAGAGATTTGTTAAATTTGAGTaacattattaataaaatcaaGGATTTGGTTCATTATAACTTCAGCTGGCCAGATACGGAGCCGAGGAAGGGGCTTGTGTTCTGCCCGTACTCTACAGGCATCCTGGATTTCATAAATACTAGTAACAAGAAATTGACTGATTCTAAATCTGATCTAATCAATATATGGACAAGTTTAAGCATTAATCCAGAACCCTTGATATTGAAG GTGATCCCAAAATCCAAAGGTTGGCCGGTCCCAGCCTATGGAGGGGTGTGCGGCAGACTTGTTGTAGAGGCCCACGAGGGAGAATCTTTAGCGTCCCTGCTGCATGTCCCCTGGCATCGGAAACTAAAGTTTGCCAAGAAGATCCTGGACGCTGCTATGGATTTCACTTTTAAACATGACAG ATTTCGCTTCTATCTCATGGACTGGTCTTTAGACAACATAGTTGCCAACGAAAAGGACGACATCTCTTTCGTTGACCTTGAAGATGTTATCATCCTCGACAAACACATCTACCCTGGAAAGGATCTCCCGTCCTGGTACCAACGGTACAGCCGAGAGATCATGGGCTCCGGATTCACTTTTTCCATTGAAAACATGTGTAAACACCATTTGAGTGATCATAACCTTTGGGCTGCTTGCTACATTTTAGCAGGAGATGACATGCCACTCTTGTATCCAATACCTAAGGATGTCAATGCATACAGGCCTTATTTAGACAAGCTTTTGAAAGGCTGTCTGAATGGAGAGGACAGGTTTAGCAGTATAACCAAGCTACAACATGTTGTTAAAGAGATGCTTATGGATGAAAAGATTGTTGGTACCATGACTGTGAgatga